Sequence from the Sphingomonas koreensis genome:
GCGCTCCCTTGCGTAGAACAATATTACGCGCTCCGGAAATTTTGTTAGCGTCATTGGAGAGGCGTATGAGCGCGGTTTGGGACCTTCCCGATTTTGACGAGCACGAGGGCGTGCATCTGATCTGCGATCCGCAGAGCGGGCTCAAGGCGGTGATCGCGATCCACTCGACCAAGCTCGGCCCGGCAGCGGGCGGCGTGCGCTTCTGGCACTATGCCGACAGCGGTGCCGCCGTCACCGACGCGCTCCGTCTGTCGCGCGGCATGTCGTTCAAGAATGCGATGGCCGGTCTTCCGCTCGGCGGGGGCAAGGGGGTCGTTCTGGCGCCCGAGCGTGGGGCGACGATCAGCGAAGCGCAGCTGCTGGCATTCGGCGACGCCGTCGAGTCGCTCGGCGGCCGTTACGTCACCGCCGAGGATGTCGGCATGTCCGAAGAGCGGATGAAGGTCATCGCGACCCGCACGCGCCATGTCTCGGGCTTGCCGGTCGAGGGCGGGGAAGCGGGCGGCGATCCCGGCCCGTTCACCGCGCTTGGCATCTATCTCGGGGTCAAGGCTGCGGCGAAGCGTGCGCTCGGCGTCGATTCGATGGCCGGCGTGCACGTTGCGGTGCAGGGCGTGGGCAGCGTCGGCGGCGGCCTTGCCCGCCGACTCGCCGCTGATGGCGCCAAGCTGACGCTCGCCGACGTCAATGCCGACAAGGCGGCTGCGCTGGCGAAGGAACTGGGCGCCGACGCCGTCGCGGCCGACGCGATCCTGCGCGTCTCGGCCGATATCGTCAGCCCCAACGCGCTTGGCGCGATCCTGACCGAAGAGTCGATCGCCGCGCTCGACTGCAAGGTCGTGGCGGGCGGCGCCAACAACCAGCTCGCGACCCGCGGCGACGGCGATCGCATTCATGCGCGTGGCATCCTCTATGCGCCTGACTATGTGATCAATGCCGGCGGCATCATCAATGTCGGCCTGGAGTATCTCGGGAAGGGCAACCGCGCCGAGGTCGAGGCGCGGATCGCGAAGATCCCCGATCGCCTCAACGAGGTTTGGGACGAGAGCGCCCGCACCGGCGCGCCGGCGAGCGAGGTGGCGGACACGATCGCCAAGCGTCTCATCGGCCGCGGCTGAACCGCGACCGGGGTTCGCTGCCAAGAGCGCCCTGGCCACATCATGTGGCCGGGGCGTTTTTCTTTGTGAGGCACTTCTCGGATTGACAGGGGGCGGGCCGCTTCTACGAACAAACCGACCGTTCGGTTTGATTCGGGAGGTGGGGTTGAGCTCGGTTCATATGCATCGGCATCTGCAAGATCTGTTCGGTAAGGCGCAGCAGCTCGGCCAGTTGATCGCGATCCTCGGGTTCGGGGTTGCGGTGCCCACCGCGCTCGCCACTACATCGCCTGAGACTTTCGGTTCCGTGGCGCTGTGGCGCGGGCTGCTGGCGCTCTTGCTGGTGCTCGACATCGCCGCGGGCTGCGTCGCAAACTTCACGCGCGGAACGAACGATTTCTACGCTGAGCGTCCTCGCAATCGCTGGATCTTCATCGCCATCCACGTCCATATCGTCGCCGTTGCAGCGCTGCTGAACCTGGATGTCGCCGCATCGATTGCGGTCTGGGGCTACACCATCGCCTCAGCGATCCTGATCAACCTGCTCGCCGGCAAACCGTCGCAGACCTTCGCCGGAGGATTGCTCTTGTCGGCCGGTCTCACCGGGATCGCGCTATGGCCTGGCCTGTCGCCCTTCATGGGCGCCGTTTGCGCGCTGTTCATGCTCAAGGTGCTCTTCAGCTTCGCGGTCGACCATTACCGCCATGGCTGACGCAATCCGGATCCGGGACCTTCACGCCGGCGACCGCGACGATTTCATCGCGGTCATGGCGCAGGCGTTCGAGGCGGATCCGCTGTTTATCAAGGCGTTTGGTTTGCGCAGGGAGGGGAGCTGGGAACGCCGGGTCACGTCGTTCCTGTCCTTCATGTTCGACATGAACCGCCTGATGCGGGGAACCCCGCGCGGCGTGTTCGTCGACGGGCGGCTGACAGCCGGCGCGCTCCTCGATCCGCCTGCTTCTCCGCTCGTCTCGATGTTCGGCGCATTCGCGTCCGCGCTTCGCTTCCTGCCTGTGGCGCTCGCTCTTCCGGTCGATGGGAGCGCCTTCCTGAACAGCTACACCAGGCGCACCCGCGCCGCCGCACCGAGGGGCCCCCACGGCTATCTGGTCATGGTCGGCGTACGGCCACAGGCGCAGGGGCAGGGATTGGGGCGCCGCCTGGTCGAGGATGCGATCGCACGGACCCGCGGCGACCCTCGTGCGATCGGGATTGCGCTCGATACCGAGAATGAAGCCAATGTCCGTCTCTACGAACACTTGGGCTTCCGTAAGACGGCGTCGCTGGACCTTGGCGGCGTCCGTGCCCATTGCATGGTCCTGCCCTTTGGAGAGCCGGAATGAAGGATACGCGCGCAGCCATCGTCGAAAGCGCTTTCCGGCTGTTCATCGAGCGCGGCTATGAGGGCGCGAGCATGGCCGATCTGGTCGCCGTTACCGGGCTGTCCAAGGGCGCCGTCTACCACCATTTCAAGGACAAGGACGCGCTGCACGACGCGGCGATCGAGCATTTCTTCCTGCGCTTCTTCGGCGCGGACGAGGTCGCGGCGACAAGCGAGAGCGAGGGACTGGACGCAGTCCTGGCTGACCTGTGCGCCGGCTATGTCTGCCTCCTGGATGCCATCTCCGCCGTCGTGCCCGATCGCGCAGCCTATTATCGTTTCGTCTTCTCCATTCTGCCTAAGGTGAAGGATCAGCTTCGCGGGCAGATTGCCGATGCGCGTCGGCGCATCGCTGCCGCGGCGGCGTTCGACCTGGGGCAGGGAATCCTCGTCGAATCGCTCGAGTCCCAGACCATCGCGGATCACTGTCTCTCGTTGATCGAGGGTACCGGGCTGCTCTGTGTGGTCGAGGGCAGGGAGGATGTCGCCACGGCCCTGGCGCGATCGGTGGAGAACTATGTCCGCCTGCTGCGGCGCTGACAGGCTGGCGGAAGGGGTGGGATTCGAACCCACGGTGAGCTTGCATCCACGGCGGTTTTCAAGGACCGCCTTAATTAGGTTATCCAAGTTTAAGCACGTATACGTAAGCATATGGAATCGAAGATTTCTTGGGTTCTTTGCCTCTAGAGGATTTGTGGGTGTTTCAGTGGGTTTTTCCGGGCTGCTTTGTGCTTATGAATCAGGAGTAGGCCCATTGTTTCGATCACCGAAGAGATGTGCAGAGCACCCTATCGCGGCCTCTGATCAGAGGGCTTCGCGGGAAGAAGGGCGCTCCGGGTCAGGCCAACAAAACCTTCCATCCGTACGTACTGCGCTGATCGACTATTCGGGACGCGAGCACCGGCGTACCGATGGCTCACCCTTGATCGCTCGCAACCCGGTCGCGGCCCTGAAGGATGACAAAGTTCGCCTGCGTCCCCGCAACACGCGCGTCCTCGATCCCAAAGTAGGCGCCTGTTGGCTCGCGCTTGGGCGCTGGAGTGCCGCGGCCCACACCCGCGATAAGAAATCGAGCGCCGATCTGATCCGTTTCATCCTGTGTGCAGGGCGGTGACAAACCAGGCCACTGGAGCGCCGGTGATTTGCTGAGCGCGGCGGTGTAAAAGCCGGCCATTGGATAAGGTTGCTCCTTTTGGAGCGGCCAGGGATGTTTGCCGTGGAGGTCTACGCAGCGGTTCGTCGTTTTGTGTTCGTGGAAGGGAACAGCCAACGGGAAGCGGCGAAAGTGTTCGGCCTGAGCCGTGAAACGATTTCGAAGATGTGCCGGTTTTCGCTGCCGCCGGGCTACACGCGCACGAAGCCCGTGGCGAAGCCGAAGCTGGGATCGTTGTTGCCGGTGATCGACCGGATCCTGGCGGAAGACCGGACGGCGCCGATGAAGCAGCGGCACACGGCCAAGCGGATTTTCGAGCGCCTGCGCGACGAGCATGGCTACGGTGGCGGCTACACGGTGGTGAAGGATTATGTCCGGCAATGCCGGGCGCGCGGCCGCGAGACGTTCGTACCGCTGGCGCATCCACCGGGCCACGCGCAGGTGGATTTTGGCGAGGCGGTGGGCGTGATCGGCGGCGTCCGGCAGAAGGTGCATTTCTTCTGCATGGACCTGCCACAATCGGACGCCTGCTTCGTGAAGGCCTATCCGGCGGAGACGACCGAGGCGTTTCTCGACGGGCACGTGTCGGCGTTCGCTTTCTTCGGCGCTGTGCCGCGCTCGATCCTGTACGATAATACCACGATCGCGGTCGCGAAGATTTGCGGCGACGGTAAGCGCGAGCGCACCCGTGCGTTTACCGGTCTGGTCAGCCATTACCTGTTCACGGATCGCTTCGGTCGCCCCGGCAAGGGCAACGACAAGGGGAAAGTCGAAGGGCTGGTGAAGCACGCCCGAACGCACTTCATGGTGCCGATCCCGCACGCGGCGAGCTACGATGCCTTCAATGCCGAACTGGAACGCCGCTGCCGCGCCCGGCAGGAAGAGCGGGCTGGGCGGCACAGCCAGACGATCGGCGAACGGCTCGTGGCCGATCTCGCGGCAATGTGTCCTGTGCCGGTCGGGACGTTCGAGCCGTGTGAAACCAGGGCTGCGCGCGTCTCCTCGACCGCGCTGGTGCGCTACCGGACCAACGACTACTCGGTTCCGACCCGCTACGGCTTCCAGGACGTGGTGGTGAAGGGCTTCGTCGATCAGGTCGTCATCTTGTGCGGCGGCGAGGAGATCGCCCGCCATCCGCGCTGCTATGGCGAAGCCATGTTCGTGGCGAACCCACTGCATTACCTGGCGCTGATCGAGAGCAAGCCTGGAGCCCTTGACCAGGCCGCCGCACTTCAGGGCTGGGATCTGCCCGAGGTGTTCCAGCATCTGCGCCATCTTCTGGAGGCGCGGATGGGCAACAAGGGCAAGCGCGAGTTCATCCAGGTGCTGCGCCTTCTGGAAGCGCTCCCGATGGAGGTGGTCACCTTCGCGGTGAACGAGGCGATCCATATCGGTGCGATCGGCTTCGATGCGATCAAGCAGATCGCGCTTGCGCGCATCGAGCGTCGGCCTGCCCGGCTCGATCTAACCGCCTATCCGCACCTGCCCAGGATGGAGGTGAAGACGACGCGCGCCGCCGACTACGCCGCTCTCCTGCCGGAGCTGGCGGCATGAGCCGGGCGGCGGACGACAAGATGCCGCCCGGTACGACGGCGGGCACGCCGCAGGTTCTGCTGGCGCATCACCTCAAGCAGCTCAAGCTGCCCACGGTCCTGCGCGAGTATGAGAAGCTGGCCCGGGAATGTGCGCGCGATGGCGTTGATCACACCCGCTACCTGCTGCGTCTCATCGAACTGGAGCTGATCGACCGGGAGCGCCGCACGGTCGAGCGCCGGATCCGTGCTGCCCGGTTCCCGGCGGTGAAGAGCCTCGATACCTTCGACTTCACGGCCATCCCCAGCCTCAACAAGATGCTCGTGCTGGAACTGGCACGCTGCGAGTACATCTTGCGCCGGGAAAACATCATCGCGCTTGGCAACAGTGGCACGGGCAAAACGCACGCCGCGCTCGCCCTGGGACTGGCCGCCTGCCAGAAGGGCTTCACGGTCGCGTTCACCACCGCCGCAGCGCTGGTGAACCAGTTGCTGGAAGCCCGCGACGAAAAGCGGCTGCTCAAGATGCAACGCGAGCTTGCCGCCGTGAAGCTGCTGATCGTCGATGAACTGGGCTACGTTCCGCTCTCCCCCACGGGCGCGGAACTGTTGTTCGAGACCTTCTCACAGCGTTACGAGCGCGGATCGACCATCGTCACCTCCAACCTGCCGTTCGAGGACTGGACGCAGGTCCTCGGGTCCGAGCGGCTCACCGGAGCGCTGCTCGACAGGCTCACTCACCACGTCAGCATCCTGACCATGAACGGCGACAGCTACCGCCTGAAGCAATCCGCCCACCGTCGCCGCGCTGCCAGGGCGGAGCAAAACCAGGCCACCCCCGCCGACTGACCCGCCGCAAAACGGCAAATATGCAAAGGGCCCCGATCGGGGCCCTTTGCATATAGTCCGCGTTCATCCTCAATGGCCTGCTTTTACTCCGCCATGCTGGCCTGAAATCCGACCGCCGTTGACAGGTCCTGACTGATGCTGATTGGTAGATCGGAGGCAGTCATACCCTCGATCACCGACGCCAGCATATGGGCATGTGCCAGCAACGTCTCGTCCGTGGCCTTAAGTACGGCACGTGTATCGCCGACGACGACGGTCACAGCGCTTTCGGAAATATGATGCATAGCTCTCCCCTGTAGCGAAAACGCTCTAGCGCCTTCGCCCCCTTTCGGTTGCGTTGTGGTTGAGCAGGCTAGCGCAGCAGCCAAAGCAGCACCGCGATCCCGATCGTCAGGATCATCAGGCTCGAAAAGCCAAGCACTGCGACCCATAGAATCGCAAAGAGTTTGGCTTCTACCCCTAGGCTATTGCGCGACCCTCCCATTGGCGGGACGACCTTTTGCCACCAGCGGCGCGACGGTCCCGACACCACGTCGATTGCAGCATCGAACGCCTTTTGGACAAGTGGTTGCGGCTGACTAGTCAACGGCTGACTAGCTTCTGCGGCCACCAGCATACGTGCTGCCTCAGCACGGCCTTCGACATGCAAAGTATCGAGTGCGGCGCGTACATGGTTGTCGACTGTCGCCGGGCTAATCCCAATCTGGCGACCAATTTCCTTGGAGGTGTAGCCTCGGGCGACGAGGCGAAGGCAATCCTTCTGACGTTCGCTCAGGCGTTCGATCGCATGATCGGTCGGCCGCCTGCCATCAACCGGATCGGAATGCGGTTCGTCAGGACGCATGATGCAATGGCCAAGCGTCGCCAACACAGGTGCTGGAGGCAAAGGATGCGCCCGGACTCATGCCAGGCCCCGAACTACGCACTACTCGATCCCCCACTGCCGACCATCGCACGACACACGCTGATATTCGCCCACCGGATGATCTGATTCGCTGACACCCGGACAGCACCGCAAAGCAGTAGCGGCGACAGAAATTCTGCCTCGACAACTTTGGGCCGACGCCGCATTTGCGGCCTTCCCTCGATCCCGATCTCGCCGCCCGGGTACGCGGCGCGCCTGGCGGCCCACTCCATACTGCGCTCGCCTAAATGCCTTGCGAATATAGGACGCGAAGATCGGCGTGTGGACATGCCCATTATGGTTACGTTCACATCAACTCCGGATCAATTGCGCGCGTCAAATTTCATCCGAATCGCATGGGCCCAGAGCGCATTCTGAGATAGTTATATCTAGGAATGGCGCATGATTGCTGGAGCAAGCGCCGATGATCTACATTCTGGAAGTTGCCTGAGGTGACGCTTCGCAACGCAGTCGAGCGCACAATCCGCGCACCCAAAAACGGCGAAACATTGATGCTTCGCGTTTCGGACGATGCTTAAGCCGTCCGGAGCTTACAAGGACATCTTGGATTCTGTGACGATCGATCTGCGGCAAGGCCGATCCGCTCGGCAATTCGAATCTGCCGTACTCCGATCCCCTGATCGAGCCTGCTATCACCGGTTTCGTAGCAATATCGGATAATGACCTAGTCCGGTCTGGAAGCTTCGGGTAGTGCCACCAACTCAAGGGGCTCAGCCGCCCTGTTCTGCTCCTCGATAGCGGAGCGTCGGCAACCTCGGCTACGCCCTCGAAAATCGCCGATAGCTAGCCCCGAACCAGATT
This genomic interval carries:
- a CDS encoding Leu/Phe/Val dehydrogenase, with the translated sequence MSAVWDLPDFDEHEGVHLICDPQSGLKAVIAIHSTKLGPAAGGVRFWHYADSGAAVTDALRLSRGMSFKNAMAGLPLGGGKGVVLAPERGATISEAQLLAFGDAVESLGGRYVTAEDVGMSEERMKVIATRTRHVSGLPVEGGEAGGDPGPFTALGIYLGVKAAAKRALGVDSMAGVHVAVQGVGSVGGGLARRLAADGAKLTLADVNADKAAALAKELGADAVAADAILRVSADIVSPNALGAILTEESIAALDCKVVAGGANNQLATRGDGDRIHARGILYAPDYVINAGGIINVGLEYLGKGNRAEVEARIAKIPDRLNEVWDESARTGAPASEVADTIAKRLIGRG
- a CDS encoding GNAT family N-acetyltransferase — encoded protein: MADAIRIRDLHAGDRDDFIAVMAQAFEADPLFIKAFGLRREGSWERRVTSFLSFMFDMNRLMRGTPRGVFVDGRLTAGALLDPPASPLVSMFGAFASALRFLPVALALPVDGSAFLNSYTRRTRAAAPRGPHGYLVMVGVRPQAQGQGLGRRLVEDAIARTRGDPRAIGIALDTENEANVRLYEHLGFRKTASLDLGGVRAHCMVLPFGEPE
- a CDS encoding TetR/AcrR family transcriptional regulator; the protein is MKDTRAAIVESAFRLFIERGYEGASMADLVAVTGLSKGAVYHHFKDKDALHDAAIEHFFLRFFGADEVAATSESEGLDAVLADLCAGYVCLLDAISAVVPDRAAYYRFVFSILPKVKDQLRGQIADARRRIAAAAAFDLGQGILVESLESQTIADHCLSLIEGTGLLCVVEGREDVATALARSVENYVRLLRR
- the istA gene encoding IS21 family transposase; amino-acid sequence: MFAVEVYAAVRRFVFVEGNSQREAAKVFGLSRETISKMCRFSLPPGYTRTKPVAKPKLGSLLPVIDRILAEDRTAPMKQRHTAKRIFERLRDEHGYGGGYTVVKDYVRQCRARGRETFVPLAHPPGHAQVDFGEAVGVIGGVRQKVHFFCMDLPQSDACFVKAYPAETTEAFLDGHVSAFAFFGAVPRSILYDNTTIAVAKICGDGKRERTRAFTGLVSHYLFTDRFGRPGKGNDKGKVEGLVKHARTHFMVPIPHAASYDAFNAELERRCRARQEERAGRHSQTIGERLVADLAAMCPVPVGTFEPCETRAARVSSTALVRYRTNDYSVPTRYGFQDVVVKGFVDQVVILCGGEEIARHPRCYGEAMFVANPLHYLALIESKPGALDQAAALQGWDLPEVFQHLRHLLEARMGNKGKREFIQVLRLLEALPMEVVTFAVNEAIHIGAIGFDAIKQIALARIERRPARLDLTAYPHLPRMEVKTTRAADYAALLPELAA
- the istB gene encoding IS21-like element helper ATPase IstB, giving the protein MSRAADDKMPPGTTAGTPQVLLAHHLKQLKLPTVLREYEKLARECARDGVDHTRYLLRLIELELIDRERRTVERRIRAARFPAVKSLDTFDFTAIPSLNKMLVLELARCEYILRRENIIALGNSGTGKTHAALALGLAACQKGFTVAFTTAAALVNQLLEARDEKRLLKMQRELAAVKLLIVDELGYVPLSPTGAELLFETFSQRYERGSTIVTSNLPFEDWTQVLGSERLTGALLDRLTHHVSILTMNGDSYRLKQSAHRRRAARAEQNQATPAD
- a CDS encoding helix-turn-helix domain-containing protein — its product is MATLGHCIMRPDEPHSDPVDGRRPTDHAIERLSERQKDCLRLVARGYTSKEIGRQIGISPATVDNHVRAALDTLHVEGRAEAARMLVAAEASQPLTSQPQPLVQKAFDAAIDVVSGPSRRWWQKVVPPMGGSRNSLGVEAKLFAILWVAVLGFSSLMILTIGIAVLLWLLR